The proteins below come from a single Treponema phagedenis genomic window:
- a CDS encoding phosphoenolpyruvate carboxykinase (GTP): MKLDDLKHTKAKAWIEDVIKMCQPDDVYLCDGSQEEYDRLMQKLVDAGLGTPLKKRKHSFLFRSQPSDVARVEARTFIASKKEEDAGPTNHWTDPAELKKTMTGLYTGCMKGRTMYVIPFSMGPVGSDIAKNGIEVTDSEYVVCNMHIMTRVGTKVLDVMGTDGEFVPCLHSVGKPLAPGQTDEGQWPCADMEHKYISHFPEERLIWSYGSGYGGNALLGKKCFALRIASVLARDEGWLSEHMLILKITNPEGRVKYITGAFPSACGKTNLAMLIPTLPGWKVETVGDDIAWMKFGKDGRLYAINPEAGFFGVAPGTSDFSNKNAMESIKENTIFTNCGLTEDGDIWWEGIGYPAKGELIDWHGKKRPAPEKDKSPKGEEIAHPNARFTAPARQCPVIADNWEDPQGVPIDAFLFGGRRPSTIPLVHQSRDWNHGVFLGSIVGSEVTAAVISDQVGQVRRDPFAMLPFCGYHMGDYFKHWIEIGKKTSADKLPKIFYVNWFRKDENDNFIWPGYGENSRVLAWIFDRCDGKDNAVDTPIGWMPKEGAINTDGLDVSKEQMKEILSVDVEGWKKEIKDIRENHYPKFGKKLPKELTEALDTLEKRINASGSCCCKQ; the protein is encoded by the coding sequence ATGAAACTGGACGATTTAAAACATACTAAAGCAAAAGCATGGATTGAAGACGTTATAAAGATGTGCCAACCGGATGATGTGTATCTTTGTGACGGTTCTCAGGAAGAATATGACCGTTTAATGCAAAAACTGGTTGACGCCGGTTTGGGTACCCCGCTTAAAAAACGCAAGCATAGTTTTTTATTCCGCTCGCAGCCTTCCGATGTTGCCCGCGTGGAAGCGCGTACTTTTATTGCTTCTAAAAAAGAAGAAGATGCAGGCCCTACCAATCACTGGACAGACCCCGCTGAATTAAAAAAGACCATGACAGGTCTTTACACCGGCTGTATGAAGGGCAGAACTATGTACGTTATTCCTTTCTCGATGGGGCCGGTTGGTTCCGATATTGCAAAAAACGGTATTGAAGTAACCGATTCCGAGTATGTGGTATGTAATATGCACATTATGACACGAGTCGGCACAAAGGTTCTTGACGTGATGGGTACCGACGGAGAATTTGTTCCCTGTTTGCATTCGGTCGGCAAACCGCTTGCGCCGGGACAGACGGACGAAGGACAATGGCCCTGTGCGGATATGGAGCATAAGTATATTTCTCATTTTCCCGAAGAGCGCTTGATTTGGTCCTATGGTTCCGGCTACGGCGGAAACGCCCTGCTTGGCAAAAAATGTTTTGCGCTCCGTATTGCTTCGGTGCTTGCCCGTGATGAAGGCTGGCTTTCCGAGCACATGCTTATTCTTAAAATCACCAACCCCGAAGGTAGGGTAAAATATATTACCGGCGCATTCCCCTCCGCATGCGGAAAAACAAACCTTGCAATGCTTATACCGACTCTTCCGGGCTGGAAGGTGGAAACAGTCGGCGATGATATTGCCTGGATGAAATTCGGCAAAGACGGACGGCTGTATGCAATTAACCCCGAGGCGGGCTTTTTCGGTGTTGCTCCGGGAACTTCAGACTTTTCCAACAAGAATGCAATGGAATCTATTAAAGAAAATACGATTTTCACCAACTGCGGTTTGACTGAAGACGGAGATATTTGGTGGGAAGGGATCGGCTACCCTGCAAAGGGTGAGCTGATTGACTGGCACGGGAAAAAACGCCCCGCTCCCGAAAAAGATAAGAGCCCGAAAGGAGAGGAGATTGCTCACCCGAATGCACGGTTTACCGCTCCCGCGCGGCAGTGTCCGGTTATTGCGGACAACTGGGAAGACCCGCAAGGGGTGCCGATTGACGCATTCCTCTTTGGCGGACGCCGCCCCAGCACAATCCCGCTGGTACATCAGTCCCGCGACTGGAACCACGGCGTATTCCTCGGTTCAATCGTCGGCTCCGAAGTTACCGCAGCGGTTATTTCCGATCAGGTAGGACAAGTGCGCCGCGACCCCTTTGCAATGTTGCCCTTCTGCGGCTACCACATGGGTGATTATTTTAAACACTGGATTGAAATCGGCAAAAAAACCTCGGCGGATAAACTGCCGAAAATCTTCTATGTAAACTGGTTCAGAAAAGATGAAAACGATAACTTTATCTGGCCGGGCTACGGCGAAAACAGCCGCGTCCTCGCATGGATTTTTGACCGCTGCGATGGAAAAGACAATGCGGTCGATACTCCAATCGGCTGGATGCCCAAAGAAGGCGCAATCAACACCGACGGCTTAGACGTAAGCAAAGAACAAATGAAAGAAATTCTTTCGGTTGATGTTGAAGGCTGGAAAAAAGAAATCAAAGACATACGGGAAAATCACTATCCGAAATTCGGCAAAAAACTCCCGAAAGAGCTCACCGAAGCCTTAGATACGCTTGAAAAACGTATAAACGCTTCCGGCTCTTGCTGCTGTAAACAATAG
- the aspS gene encoding aspartate--tRNA ligase, with protein sequence MKRTHTCGGIRKQDIGKNVVLNGWVYRKRDLGGIAFINLRDRYGVTQVVIDEDASVELKDLTAKLRMEFCIAVEGVVRARPDTMINTAMSTGEVEVKVNKLEVLSKSEVLPFQIDEKTNANEDLRLRYRYLDLRSESMQKHIILRSRVSFAVREFFTNHGFLEIETPTFIKSTPEGARDYLVPSRLYPGKFYALPQSPQLYKQILMVSGFDRYFQIARCYRDEDARGDRQPEFTQIDVEMSFVSRDDVLRITEEMMQFVFQKTMNITLPKTFERLSYDDAINLYGTDKPDLRFDMHMQDAAFMAPLGSFSVFTDALAAGGSIKALVVPGQAEQYSRKKIEELEASAKIYKAKGLAWFKVGEQKLEGGIAKFFEGKEKEITKTLNAQKGDLVLFVADPSHKTACTALGAVRSKLGKDLNLLNPNEFRFVWIIDFPLFEWNEDEQKWDPAHHMFSAPQEKYLATLETNQAEVKGDLYDLVLNGYELASGSIRIHDPELQKRIFKIVGFDESEAEAKFGFLTEAFKYGAPPHGGIAPGLDRLVMLMAGETSIKEVIAFPKNTFAVGPMEDCPSLVDQKQLDELHLQIKDK encoded by the coding sequence ATGAAAAGAACTCATACCTGCGGAGGGATCCGGAAACAGGATATCGGAAAAAACGTTGTATTAAACGGCTGGGTGTATCGCAAGCGCGATCTCGGCGGAATTGCTTTTATAAATTTGCGCGACCGCTACGGGGTTACACAGGTTGTTATCGATGAGGATGCAAGCGTTGAGCTGAAAGACTTAACCGCCAAGCTTCGGATGGAGTTTTGTATTGCGGTTGAAGGTGTGGTGCGGGCGCGGCCGGACACTATGATAAACACGGCAATGTCCACCGGCGAGGTGGAAGTAAAGGTGAATAAGCTTGAGGTGCTTTCAAAAAGCGAAGTTTTGCCTTTTCAAATTGATGAAAAAACAAACGCAAATGAAGACCTGCGGTTACGGTATCGCTATCTTGACTTGCGCTCCGAATCAATGCAAAAGCATATTATTCTGCGCTCAAGGGTGAGTTTTGCGGTTAGGGAATTTTTTACCAATCACGGATTTCTTGAAATCGAAACTCCTACATTCATAAAATCTACTCCGGAGGGAGCGCGCGATTATCTTGTGCCGTCGCGGTTATACCCGGGAAAGTTTTACGCATTGCCGCAGTCTCCGCAGCTGTACAAGCAAATATTGATGGTTTCAGGTTTTGACCGCTATTTTCAGATCGCCCGCTGTTACCGCGATGAAGATGCGCGCGGAGATCGTCAGCCGGAGTTTACGCAAATTGATGTTGAAATGAGTTTTGTTTCCCGCGATGATGTATTGCGCATTACCGAAGAGATGATGCAGTTTGTTTTCCAAAAAACAATGAATATTACGCTGCCGAAAACATTTGAGCGGCTTTCGTATGACGATGCAATAAACCTGTACGGAACCGATAAGCCCGATTTGCGTTTTGATATGCACATGCAGGACGCCGCCTTTATGGCGCCGCTCGGCTCTTTTTCGGTGTTTACCGATGCGCTTGCCGCGGGGGGCTCAATAAAAGCGCTGGTAGTTCCGGGACAAGCAGAGCAATACAGTCGCAAAAAGATTGAAGAGCTTGAAGCAAGCGCAAAAATCTATAAGGCGAAAGGGCTTGCATGGTTTAAAGTGGGAGAGCAAAAACTTGAAGGCGGTATTGCGAAGTTTTTTGAAGGGAAAGAAAAAGAAATTACCAAAACACTGAATGCACAAAAAGGAGATTTAGTTCTTTTTGTTGCCGACCCAAGCCATAAAACCGCCTGCACCGCACTCGGCGCCGTGCGCAGCAAGTTGGGAAAAGACCTCAACCTGCTTAACCCAAATGAATTCCGCTTTGTATGGATTATTGACTTTCCGCTTTTTGAATGGAATGAGGATGAGCAAAAATGGGATCCCGCACATCACATGTTCTCGGCGCCGCAGGAAAAATACCTTGCCACGCTGGAAACAAATCAGGCTGAAGTAAAAGGCGATTTATACGATCTTGTTTTAAACGGGTATGAACTTGCCTCGGGCTCCATCCGTATCCATGACCCGGAATTGCAAAAACGGATATTTAAAATTGTGGGCTTTGACGAATCCGAGGCGGAAGCAAAGTTCGGCTTTTTAACCGAAGCCTTTAAATACGGCGCACCTCCCCACGGCGGCATTGCTCCGGGGCTTGACCGGCTTGTCATGCTCATGGCGGGAGAAACTTCCATTAAGGAAGTAATCGCCTTCCCCAAAAACACTTTCGCTGTCGGCCCTATGGAAGACTGCCCGAGCCTTGTCGACCAAAAACAGCTTGACGAACTTCACTTACAAATAAAAGACAAATAA
- a CDS encoding ABC transporter substrate-binding protein, giving the protein MKKIILTMLTIFIAFACFFGCTKTEDKKDEQVVLTMGSWRADDVAAWETILAEYKKISGVEIQFKPTNPPDYNATLRLQLDNGTGPDLMFARSYATGAELFAKGFFEDVSDLPGLQENFSATAKAAWQDSTGKSFAVPVAAVIQSVFYNKNIFKQAGIAIPETWEDFLAACKSLAGTGRTAPLANGVSEEWDINECFMMGILPNFIDAEKGRLAYENGERPFNDADMVKAFQAMADVAQYCPKGFEALSYNDSNALFATGKAAMFADGSWTLDTFKDLPFEWGNFAFPPPKGKTPAICFHVDMGIAMNANGKHKEEAKAFLRWLCTPEGVAIVAKGLPGGFYPMIQADIKIEDPHSAELYSLIKGREQDVRFVWPKLMNGDPSGYVLMNQGVIAVMKGEKTAQQAADEMAAGLAKWYKPSK; this is encoded by the coding sequence ATGAAAAAAATTATTCTTACCATGCTTACGATTTTTATCGCATTTGCATGTTTTTTCGGTTGTACAAAAACTGAGGATAAAAAAGACGAGCAGGTGGTGTTAACAATGGGCTCATGGCGCGCCGATGATGTTGCTGCATGGGAAACTATTCTTGCCGAGTATAAAAAAATCTCCGGTGTTGAAATTCAGTTTAAACCGACAAACCCGCCGGATTATAATGCAACCTTAAGATTGCAGCTTGATAACGGCACAGGACCGGATTTAATGTTTGCGCGCTCTTATGCCACCGGTGCAGAGCTTTTTGCTAAAGGTTTTTTTGAGGATGTAAGTGATTTACCCGGCTTGCAGGAAAACTTCAGTGCAACCGCAAAGGCGGCATGGCAGGATTCGACAGGCAAATCTTTTGCCGTACCGGTGGCTGCCGTTATCCAAAGTGTTTTTTATAATAAAAATATCTTTAAGCAAGCGGGGATCGCAATACCCGAAACATGGGAAGATTTTTTAGCCGCATGCAAAAGTTTAGCGGGAACAGGAAGAACTGCTCCTCTTGCCAATGGCGTAAGTGAAGAGTGGGATATTAACGAATGCTTTATGATGGGAATCTTACCAAACTTTATTGACGCCGAAAAGGGAAGACTCGCATATGAAAACGGTGAGCGCCCCTTTAATGATGCAGATATGGTTAAAGCTTTTCAAGCAATGGCTGATGTGGCTCAATATTGTCCGAAAGGATTTGAAGCATTAAGTTATAATGATTCAAACGCATTGTTTGCTACCGGAAAAGCGGCAATGTTTGCGGACGGATCATGGACATTGGATACCTTTAAAGACCTTCCGTTTGAGTGGGGCAACTTCGCCTTTCCTCCGCCTAAAGGGAAAACTCCGGCAATTTGCTTCCATGTCGATATGGGAATCGCCATGAATGCAAACGGTAAGCATAAGGAAGAGGCAAAAGCATTTTTGCGATGGCTTTGCACACCCGAAGGTGTTGCGATTGTTGCAAAAGGTTTGCCAGGAGGTTTTTATCCGATGATCCAAGCTGATATTAAAATTGAAGATCCGCACAGTGCCGAACTCTATTCTCTCATAAAAGGACGGGAACAGGATGTCCGCTTTGTATGGCCGAAATTGATGAACGGAGATCCATCCGGATATGTTCTGATGAATCAGGGTGTTATCGCTGTAATGAAAGGAGAAAAAACCGCTCAGCAAGCGGCGGATGAAATGGCGGCAGGACTTGCAAAATGGTATAAACCTTCAAAATAA
- a CDS encoding carbohydrate ABC transporter permease gives MLKKKKFSQSGWYLYLVPALFFYTIFMAYPLIGSIRLSFFKTTGGEYSFAGLYNYINLFTNDEYSTRFWGAFKNTWYFFFIHMLVQNCLAVTFALMLTERTMKYSRVYQTIIFIPVTFAVLVTGYLWKLLLNPQWGAFAVVLNSLGFDFLVYPWLGEQNTALTAVSLVSTWQWMGIPTMMFYAALQGISDDIMEASELEGTSKLQRTFYIRLPLILPIIGIVSVLTFVNNFNAFDVVFAMENANGAPQYSTDIMGTLFYRVGIAGQHPVGIPNPGLGAAIATVTFLLLLAGALLILKFTQKNK, from the coding sequence ATGCTTAAAAAGAAAAAATTTTCTCAAAGCGGATGGTATCTCTATCTTGTACCTGCGCTTTTCTTCTATACAATATTTATGGCGTATCCGTTAATAGGATCAATCCGCTTAAGTTTTTTTAAAACTACCGGCGGAGAATATAGTTTTGCGGGGTTATATAACTATATCAATCTCTTTACAAACGATGAGTATTCCACGCGTTTTTGGGGAGCCTTTAAAAATACGTGGTATTTTTTCTTTATTCATATGTTGGTTCAAAACTGCCTTGCGGTTACCTTTGCCCTAATGCTCACCGAAAGAACAATGAAATATTCCAGAGTATATCAAACTATTATTTTTATTCCGGTTACTTTTGCGGTGCTTGTAACCGGCTATTTATGGAAGCTTTTATTAAATCCTCAATGGGGCGCGTTTGCCGTTGTGCTTAACAGTCTCGGCTTTGATTTTCTTGTGTATCCGTGGCTGGGTGAACAAAACACCGCATTAACAGCTGTCTCGCTTGTTTCTACCTGGCAGTGGATGGGAATTCCGACTATGATGTTTTATGCCGCCTTGCAAGGGATATCGGACGATATTATGGAAGCATCCGAGCTTGAGGGAACGAGTAAACTGCAAAGAACTTTTTATATTCGCCTTCCGCTCATCTTACCGATTATCGGAATTGTGTCGGTGCTTACGTTTGTCAACAACTTCAATGCGTTTGACGTTGTTTTTGCAATGGAAAATGCAAACGGTGCGCCGCAATACTCAACTGATATAATGGGGACATTATTTTACCGAGTTGGAATTGCGGGGCAGCATCCGGTAGGTATTCCCAATCCGGGACTGGGGGCAGCTATTGCAACAGTTACCTTCTTGCTGCTATTAGCCGGTGCACTGCTTATTCTCAAGTTTACCCAAAAAAATAAATAA
- a CDS encoding carbohydrate ABC transporter permease has product MASSQKNLNIKSHAVLILWSIIVLVPIWVMIINSFKSKYDIYQAPFSLPKKWVFENYTAVLRSSEFLIYFKNSVLVTVCSIVLIILFGSMAGYAIVNKKNKITKFFYFFFIAGMMLPIKIGSIQLLHIIKGLGLLNTLWGLYPIYIAMGIPIAVFVLTEFISDIPKDVIEATVMDGASSLTIYGRIIIPMIKPAIATVSIYNLVPIWNDLWFPLIFISNEKSKTLLLGVTRLFGQYITDWAKILAVLTLSAIPVIILYLAMSRHFIKGLTAGAVKG; this is encoded by the coding sequence ATGGCGTCTTCACAAAAAAATCTAAATATAAAAAGCCATGCAGTATTGATTTTATGGTCAATTATTGTGCTGGTGCCGATATGGGTTATGATTATTAATTCATTTAAAAGTAAATATGATATTTATCAGGCTCCTTTTAGCCTTCCAAAAAAATGGGTTTTTGAAAACTATACGGCAGTGTTGCGGAGCAGCGAATTTTTAATTTATTTTAAGAATTCCGTTTTAGTAACGGTTTGTTCAATTGTTTTAATTATTTTGTTCGGTTCAATGGCGGGATATGCCATCGTAAATAAAAAGAATAAAATTACAAAATTCTTTTATTTCTTTTTTATTGCGGGGATGATGCTTCCCATCAAAATCGGCAGCATACAACTTTTACATATAATAAAAGGGCTGGGGCTTCTTAACACGCTTTGGGGACTTTATCCCATTTATATTGCAATGGGCATTCCGATAGCTGTTTTTGTTTTAACCGAATTTATTTCCGATATTCCAAAAGATGTTATCGAGGCTACCGTTATGGACGGTGCGAGCAGCCTCACCATATACGGGAGAATTATCATACCGATGATAAAACCGGCAATCGCAACGGTTTCGATTTACAACCTTGTTCCTATTTGGAATGACCTCTGGTTTCCGCTTATTTTTATCAGCAACGAAAAATCAAAAACGCTTTTGCTGGGTGTTACAAGACTATTCGGTCAATACATAACCGACTGGGCGAAAATACTTGCGGTGTTAACACTTTCGGCAATTCCCGTGATTATACTCTATCTTGCAATGAGTAGGCACTTTATTAAAGGTCTTAC